The Maridesulfovibrio sp. genomic sequence GGATTCATGTTTACCGGCATCCTTTCCGGCATAGGCGCGGCTATTTCCATGCCCGCATCCATGGCAGTGTGTTCCGAACTGGGCTGTGCCAAAGGCAGGGCATTGGGATTCGCCAACATGGCTGCCAATATCGGTTTTCTGGCCGGACCGCTTTTCTGCGGAATAATGGTTAGTGCCAGCGGGCACATCGGGACCCCTTTCAAATTGACCGCCATTGCCGGAGCTTTAAGTGCTGTCTTTTTATTATATGAAAGCATAAGCGGAAAAGGAAAACGCAAAACAGGGATAGCCATAGCTGGCTGCTGTGCATTGTTCCTGCTTCTGATGATCCCCCGGCACCTGAACCGAAACACGGACAAAGCCGTCTTCCGCTACAGTGACATCGCCATGGGCACTGTAGTCAACCTGACCATTCCCGTTCAGGAAAATACCGGCACACAGAAGGCTGTCAAAGAAGCTATAGCCATAATGCACCAACTGCAAAAAGATCTGGATCACCGCAACAAGCTCGGCTCTATTGGCCGGGTCAACCACGAGGCTGGAAAAAATAGCGTACGTGTCTCTGACAAAGCGTTCCAAACCATCAAGAGCGGTCTTGAAATCAGCAAAAAATCCGGCGGCAGCTTCGACATCACCATTGGAGCCATTACCACCACACCCTTTTACTACGCCTTGGACAAAGAACGCTTTGCAGGACACAAGGCTTTGATTAATTTCCGGCTATTGGAAATGAACTCCGAAGACAACAAGGTCTTCCTGCCCAAAAAAGGAATGGCCCTGGACCTTGGAGGGCTTGCCAAAGGCACAATTATTGACGCCGCCGCAAATCACCTGAAAGAATCAGGCATTACCACCGCCATGGTTGAGGCTGGGGGCGACTTCATGGTCTTCGGAGACCGCGAATGGACAATCGGCATCCGCAACCCAAGAGGCAACGGCATCATCGGACGCATCAAGGTTAAGAACAACGCGGTCTGCGGATCAGGTGATTATTATCAGTTCATCATCCCGGTATCCAAAGACGAAAAAACACGGAAGCATCACATATTCGATCCGGCCCTTTTGCAATCATCCACTGAAAGCATCGCAACAACGACCATAGCCCCGAACGCAGAAACAGCCGACGCACTGGCTACCACGGTGTTCATAATGGGCCCCAAAAAAGGAAATAAATTCATGCAGAAACATTTCCCTGACTGCGCTGCAATGTGGATTCTCCCTGATATGTCCATTGTGAAGACTAAAAACTTTCCTCCCATCCAAAACTAAAATTAACACAATTATTTCAAACACATAAAAACAGATAAGAGACAAAAGCAAACATCAGGTTCACAAAAAAACTAATTTATTTTAAAATAACACTTGACCTTAAGAGGGTTTCTCCATAGAACCCTCTTCAACGCGCGCCTGTAGCTCAGCTGGATAGAGTGCCGGACTACGAATCCGTAGGTCAGAGGTTCGAATCCTCTCAGGCGCGCCACTTAGCAAAATCAAAGGGTTACGATCACAAGATCGTGATCCTTTTTTCATTTGAAATTAATTTTCTGAAAAACCGGATTCCTAATTCCGAGACCGATTTTTTTCTGTAAAAAGACAAAATCAACTTTTTTTAATTTTTTTTAAATTTACACTTGACCATTCTCTGAAATACACATAAACACTTTTTCTCGACGCGCGCCTGTAGCTCAGCTGGATAGAGTGCCGGACTACGAATCCGTAGGTCAGAGGTTCGAATCCTCTCAGGCGCGCCACTTAGTTAAATCAAAGGGTTACGATCACAAGATCGTAACCCTTTTTTCTTTTCCACTACAAGCGATGGCTTTTTTTAAGCCATTCCGGGCATTACTTTCTTGTTCCCATCCCCCCGCAATGCTACAATCTAAGATAATTACTTTTCAGTTTCTATTTTACCTGACCCAACAGCACGGTATTTTTATGAAAAGCATTGCTTCCACATTGTCGCGCTATATGCTCACTCTCTGTTTTGCTTCCATTTTCATTTTCGGGGGGCTCACAGTCTATTTCATGATTTCTGATTATCAAAAAGAAGTAATTGAAGCCAAAACATCAATTCTTGGCGGAATTGAAGGACAGCTGGTCCGGGAAGTTACCCGAATTAAACATTCCATTGAATATACGCTGACCACTAATCAACAGAACAGCATAAAAAGAGTCAAATCCACAGTTATTGAAGCTCACAAACTGGCTGAACAGCTGTATGCCACCTATAAAGACTCCCTGAACAAAAATGAACTGCAGACACTTATCAAATCAACCCTGAACTCAATGATATTTGATTTTTCAGATTCATATCTGTTTATTGTGGATATGGACGGCACAGCACAGTTGAGTCCGGGACTGCATGATATGACACAGAAAAACATACTGGACCTGAAGACCAGCGACGGCAAATTTATTGTTCAGGACATGATTAGACTCATCAAAAAGCAGGATGCAGGATATATAAAATATACTTGGCCCCGATCCGGAAAAAACAGCCTCCCACTGACGAAAACATCATTTATTAAACTATTCAAACCGTTTCGCTGGATAATCGGAATCGGGATATATGAAGATACCGTGACCATGAAAACGCAGGATGAAATACTGGACTGGCTGGCAAATATAAACCGGGATAAAGATGAAATACTGGTAGGTACTCTCAGGGGGAAATCCCTGCTCGGTCCCTCAAAAGGAAAGAATCTCCTTAAACTCAGGGATTCCGAGGGAGTATACATAGTTAAAGACCTGATCAGGGCTGCAAAGGCCGGGGGAGACTTTGTGACATACAAAAATCCGGCTTTCAGCCAGAATTTCAAGTCGTACAAAAAAATAAGCTACTGCTCATCTATACCTGAATGGGATTGGTTTCTGGCCTACGGAATAGACGTGGGCAGACAGGAACTCCGCTTTGAACAAAGCAAGGAAGAACTGTGGGACACTCTTATGATTCAAGTGGCAGCGGTGCTGACCCTTGTATTTCTTATTTCACTAAGCTGTGTTTTCTTCTCCGGCAGATTCAAACGCATACTCACAGACAATTTCAATTACTTTGAGAACTTTTTTCGCAAAGGGATCGGAACCACAGCTAAAATTGACCGTTCAAAAATAGCATTCACAGAATTAGACACTTTGGCTGAACTCGCAAACAGTATGATTGACAGCAGGGAATCAGCCAAGAATGAACTCCTGAAGTCGGAAATTACCTATCGCGAAATATTCAACTCCACCAAGGACGCCATCGGTGTTCTCGACCTGCAGAAACGGATTTTCACCGATGTAAATCAGGCCTTTCTCGATTTTTTCGTCATGGAAAGGAACGCAGCAATCGGCATGAGTCCTGAGATCATAAGTTTCAACAGCCCGCCATATGATAACAAGTACGCAGCGGAACTTTTCAATAAAGCCCTTTCCGGTGAATCCGTCCATTTTGAATGGATGGTAAAAAAAAGCACCGGGGAACCATTCTGGACTGACAACCTTGCACGTGTGGCCTCCATCGGCGGGCAAAAAAAACTGCTCATTGTCATGCGCGATGTGACAGAACGCCGCAAGATGCAGAAAATTATGGTTCAGAATGAAAAAATGATGTCCGTAGGCGGACTTGCCGCCGGCATGGTCCACGAAATCAACAACCCACTGGGCATCATCATGCAGGTAACCCAGAATATTATTCGCAGGACATCACCAACACTTAAGAGCAATCTGCCCATAGCCGAAAAATGCAACGTAGATCTGGATAATCTCCGTAATTACATGGATAAAAGAGGCATAAACAACTACCTGCGCAGTATTCAGGATGCCGGAGCACGTGCTGCCTCAATCGTCAGGTTAATGCTTGATTTCAGCCGCAAGGACAATTCCGCAAAATCCA encodes the following:
- a CDS encoding MFS transporter → MPIRNSKFSQNLTRFNIPLLMGAVFAASMGTGVFSFTLPLMNLDEKAGGMWLGSGFAGYFLAKLLIAPLSGNYADKYGSSRPLLFSCGLAALLPLLYLLHPAIETLYVIQFILGLCAGTVRTVSMAAIGASMGGHKLASRFAFLSAAMNSSFLLGPLLGGLLYIDKDYLPVLGTMSAFMGLAFILFSYCAKLLPTRTATQDGDNELSPGPRHYLGILIALFGRGMGIGSLIAFYPVLLKSSLHLSPGSTALLFSIPSLATVLLLPVSGRLLAAFDRRLVTSTGMLLSALALYILGGCSTIPGFMFTGILSGIGAAISMPASMAVCSELGCAKGRALGFANMAANIGFLAGPLFCGIMVSASGHIGTPFKLTAIAGALSAVFLLYESISGKGKRKTGIAIAGCCALFLLLMIPRHLNRNTDKAVFRYSDIAMGTVVNLTIPVQENTGTQKAVKEAIAIMHQLQKDLDHRNKLGSIGRVNHEAGKNSVRVSDKAFQTIKSGLEISKKSGGSFDITIGAITTTPFYYALDKERFAGHKALINFRLLEMNSEDNKVFLPKKGMALDLGGLAKGTIIDAAANHLKESGITTAMVEAGGDFMVFGDREWTIGIRNPRGNGIIGRIKVKNNAVCGSGDYYQFIIPVSKDEKTRKHHIFDPALLQSSTESIATTTIAPNAETADALATTVFIMGPKKGNKFMQKHFPDCAAMWILPDMSIVKTKNFPPIQN
- a CDS encoding cache domain-containing protein, which translates into the protein MKSIASTLSRYMLTLCFASIFIFGGLTVYFMISDYQKEVIEAKTSILGGIEGQLVREVTRIKHSIEYTLTTNQQNSIKRVKSTVIEAHKLAEQLYATYKDSLNKNELQTLIKSTLNSMIFDFSDSYLFIVDMDGTAQLSPGLHDMTQKNILDLKTSDGKFIVQDMIRLIKKQDAGYIKYTWPRSGKNSLPLTKTSFIKLFKPFRWIIGIGIYEDTVTMKTQDEILDWLANINRDKDEILVGTLRGKSLLGPSKGKNLLKLRDSEGVYIVKDLIRAAKAGGDFVTYKNPAFSQNFKSYKKISYCSSIPEWDWFLAYGIDVGRQELRFEQSKEELWDTLMIQVAAVLTLVFLISLSCVFFSGRFKRILTDNFNYFENFFRKGIGTTAKIDRSKIAFTELDTLAELANSMIDSRESAKNELLKSEITYREIFNSTKDAIGVLDLQKRIFTDVNQAFLDFFVMERNAAIGMSPEIISFNSPPYDNKYAAELFNKALSGESVHFEWMVKKSTGEPFWTDNLARVASIGGQKKLLIVMRDVTERRKMQKIMVQNEKMMSVGGLAAGMVHEINNPLGIIMQVTQNIIRRTSPTLKSNLPIAEKCNVDLDNLRNYMDKRGINNYLRSIQDAGARAASIVRLMLDFSRKDNSAKSSGTIEPVIETAISLASNDYDFKKKYDFKKIKIIRDFNSSPMFNFTEMEISQVILNLIKNAAQALSEDKNSHKIPTITIRTSSDENFVRVEIEDNGPGIENEKLKRIFEPFYSTKGPDIGTGLGLSVSYFIITHNHSGTITADSTLGEGTRFTISLPILT